Proteins encoded by one window of Vitis vinifera cultivar Pinot Noir 40024 chromosome 10, ASM3070453v1:
- the LOC100264679 gene encoding pentatricopeptide repeat-containing protein At4g21300 has translation MHHKNLSSIYKCFLPSTTFKLKSFHTNSVNIGKPLQFSIHNDDSLAPQLVSILQTCTDPSGLSQGRQAHAQMLVNGIGYNGILGTKLLGMYVLCGAFLDAKNIFYQLRLWCSEPWNWMIRGFTMMGQFDFALLFYFKMLGCGTLPDKYTFPYVIKACGGLNSVALGRVVHDKIQFMGFELDVFVGSSLIKFYSENGCIHDARYLFDRMPSKDGVLWNVMLNGYVKNGDWDNATGVFMEMRRTETNPNSVTFACVLSVCASEIMINFGSQLHGLVVSSGLEMDSPVANTLLAMYAKCGHLFDARRLFDMMPKTDLVTWNGMISGYVQNGFMDEASCLFHEMISARMKPDSITFSSFLPLLSEGATLRQGKEIHCYIIRNGVSLDVFLKSALIDIYFKCRDVEMARKIFDQRTPVDIVVCTAMISGYVLNGMNNNALEIFRWLLQERMRANSVTLASVLPACAGLAALTLGKELHGHILKNGHGGSCYVGSAIMDMYAKCGRLDLAHQTFIGISDKDAVCWNSMITSCSQNGKPEEAIDLFRQMGMAGTKYDCVSISAALSACANLPALHYGKEIHAFMMRGAFRSDLFAESALIDMYSKCGNLDLACRVFDTMEEKNEVSWNSIIAAYGNHGRLKDSLNLFHGMLGDGIQPDHVTFLAIISACGHAGQVDEGIHYFRCMTEELGIMARMEHYACMVDLFGRAGRLNEAFGMINSMPFSPDAGVWGTLLGACRLHGNVELAEVASRNLFDLDPQNSGYYVLLSNVHANAGQWESVLKIRSLMKERGVQKVPGCSWIDVNNTTHMFVAADRSHPQSSQIYLLLKNLFLELRKEGYVPQLYLPMHPQTMGLQSSEKG, from the coding sequence ATGCACCACAAAAATCTATCTTCAATCTATAAATGTTTCTTACCAAGTACCACATTTAAGCTCAAGTCCTTTCACACAAATTCCGTAAACATTGGAAAGCCACTTCAGTTCTCCATACACAATGATGACTCTTTGGCACCCCAACTTGTATCAATCTTGCAAACCTGTACCGACCCTTCTGGTCTCTCACAAGGTCGCCAGGCCCATGCCCAGATGCTTGTCAACGGAATTGGCTACAATGGGATTCTCGGTACCAAGCTTTTGGGGATGTATGTGCTTTGTGGTGCCTTCTTAGATGCTAAGAACATATTTTATCAGCTTCGACTTTGGTGTTCTGAGCCTTGGAATTGGATGATTAGGGGTTTTACTATGATGGGTCAGTTTGATTTTGCCTTGTTGTTTTACTTTAAGATGTTGGGCTGTGGCACTTTGCCTGATAAATATACTTTTCCTTATGTGATTAAGGCTTGTGGTGGCTTGAATAGCGTGGCCTTGGGAAGGGTAGTTCATGATAAGATTCAGTTTATGGGTTTTGAGTTGGATGTGTTTGTGGGTAGTTCTTTGATAAAGTTTTATTCGGAGAATGGTTGCATTCATGATGCCCGTTATTTGTTTGATAGAATGCCGAGCAAAGACGGTGTTTTGTGGAATGTGATGCTTAATGGTTACGTGAAAAATGGGGACTGGGATAATGCTACAGGGGTGTTTATGGAAATGAGGAGAACTGAAACTAATCCTAATTCTGTAACATTTGCTTGTGTTCTGTCTGTCTGCGCTTCTGAGATAATGATTAATTTTGGTTCACAGCTTCATGGGCTTGTTGTCAGTTCTGGGTTGGAGATGGATTCTCCAGTAGCAAACACATTGTTAGCCATGTATGCAAAATGTGGGCACTTGTTTGACGCACGTAGGTTGTTTGATATGATGCCTAAAACTGATTTGGTGACTTGGAATGGGATGATTTCTGGGTATGTCCAGAATGGGTTTATGGATGAGGCTTCATGTTTGTTTCATGAGATGATTTCTGCTCGTATGAAACCAGACTCTATCACATTCTCAAGTTTCCTTCCATTGCTTTCTGAAGGGGCAACTCTCAGACAAGGTAAGGAAATTCATTGCTATATTATCAGGAATGGTGTGTCCTTGGATGTGTTTTTGAAGAGTGCACTTATTGATATATACTTTAAGTGCAGGGATGTGGAGATGGCACGCAAGATTTTCGACCAAAGAACCCCTGTAGATATTGTGGTGTGCACAGCTATGATTTCAGGTTATGTACTAAATGGGATGAATAACAATGCCTTGGAAATTTTCCGGTGGTTGCTTCAAGAGAGAATGAGAGCCAATTCAGTAACACTGGCAAGTGTCTTACCTGCTTGTGCTGGTCTGGCTGCCTTGACATTGGGGAAGGAATTGCATGGTCACATACTCAAGAATGGACATGGAGGAAGCTGCTATGTAGGAAGTGCAATAATGGACATGTATGCAAAATGTGGAAGATTGGACTTAGCTCATCAAACTTTTATTGGAATATCTGATAAAGATGCTGTCTGTTGGAATTCAATGATCACAAGCTGTTCCCAGAATGGCAAACCTGAAGAAGCTATTGATCTTTTCCGTCAAATGGGGATGGCAGGAACCAAGTATGACTGTGTGAGCATATCAGCTGCTCTTTCAGCTTGTGCAAATTTACCAGCACTCCATTATGGAAAGGAGATCCATGCTTTTATGATGAGAGGTGCGTTCAGATCTGACCTTTTTGCTGAGAGTGCATTAATAGACATGTATTCTAAATGCGGGAACTTGGACCTTGCTTGCCGTGTTTTTGACACGATGGAAGAGAAGAATGAAGTTTCATGGAATAGCATTATAGCTGCTTATGGGAACCATGGTCGCCTCAAGGACTCTCTTAATCTGTTCCATGGAATGTTGGGAGATGGAATTCAGCCTGACCATGTCACATTTCTTGCCATTATATCTGCTTGTGGCCATGCGGGGCAAGTTGATGAAGGAATTCACTACTTTCGTTGCATGACTGAAGAATTGGGTATAATGGCTAGGATGGAGCATTACGCATGCATGGTTGATTTATTTGGACGTGCTGGCCGTTTGAATGAAGCCTTCGGAATGATAAATAGCATGCCATTCAGTCCAGATGCTGGTGTATGGGGGACTTTACTTGGAGCTTGTAGACTTCATGGAAATGTTGAGCTTGCAGAAGTGGCATCAAGAAATCTATTTGATTTGGATCCACAAAATTCCGGATATTATGTATTACTATCAAATGTACATGCAAATGCTGGGCAATGGGAGAGTGTTCTTAAGATACGGAGCTTGATGAAGGAAAGAGGAGTGCAGAAGGTACCTGGTTGCAGCTGGATAGATGTCAATAACACCACCCATATGTTTGTTGCTGCAGACAGAAGTCACCCACAGTCTTCTCAGATCTATCTTTTACTGAAGAATCTTTTCTTGGAGCTGAGAAAAGAGGGTTATGTTCCTCAACTCTACCTTCCAATGCACCCACAAACCATGGGGTTACAGTCATCAGAAAAAGGTTGA